The Bacteroidota bacterium nucleotide sequence GGCGGAAGAGTACCAACATGATTACAATTACAACAGACCTCACAAATCACTCAACTACAAAACACCTGTTGATTTAATTTTTGAAAACAAAGAATGAAAACCTCTAATTTT carries:
- a CDS encoding transposase; translation: AEEYQHDYNYNRPHKSLNYKTPVDLIFENKE